From a region of the Oceanithermus desulfurans genome:
- the ileS gene encoding isoleucine--tRNA ligase has translation MFQPVEDVHFPKLEEAVLEFWRTHRIVEKSFAANEGAEQYTFYEGPPTANGRPGVHHAQARSYKDLFPRFKLMQGYHVPRKAGWDTHGLPVELEVEKKLGLGHKREIEAYGIDRFNEACRASVFEYEGEWRKFTERIAFWVDLDDAYRTLDPSYIESVWWSLGELWKKDLLYRDYKVVPYCPRCGTPLSSHEVAQGYAEITDPSVFVRFPLKQPEALGLGGETVSLLVWTTTPWTLPGNAAAALNPDFDYAAFRVGDEVLVLEEGLGRRILGEETEVVRRWKGRELEGLDYTPPFDFVHAETRAWYTVLADYVTKDDGTGIVHQAPAFGAEDMEVARRYGLPVLRTVDDEGKLTVGPWKGLFFREANKEIVRDLRDRGLLLKREDYLHNYPHCWRCKTPLMYYATDTWFIKNTAYKDRLIELNEQINWVPEHIKHGRYGDWLKNLVDWALSRNRYWGTPLPIWVCEDCGKEELIGSFAELERRWGRPLPADFDPHRPHVDAIELTCEGCGGTMKRVPYVIDVWYDSGSMPFAQHHHPFENREVFARSFPADFISEGIDQTRGWFNSLHQLGTMLFDSVAFKNVICHGLMLDEAGLKMSKSRGNVVDPWSIISEFGADALRWYVYVSAPPEANRRFGPNLVRDVVRDYFLTLWNTYKFFVTYANLDRPDLASPPPVAERPEMDRWLVARLQELVRQVTERLEAYDPTGSARALRRFVVEELSQWYVRRNRRRFWKNEDAADREAAYATLWEALVTVTHLTAPFTPYLAEALYQNLVRSVREDAPESVHLARWPRAEAALEDRELVRWMDAVIEVVDLARSARAKSGVKTRIPLPELLVTAPSAEARQGLEHFAAELADELNVKRVRVAEPDETLLSYRVKPNLPKLGPKYGRDLPRLRQALAAADPAQVARAVREGRAVELEDFVLEPDEVLIEATAPEGYVALEKGGYLAALDTRYDEGLYLEGLARELVRALQQARKEMDLHVADRIRVGFEASGRFARALEAYGSRIAEETLALELAAGALPGAFETHIEDAEDGQVRFWIQRV, from the coding sequence CTGTTTCAACCCGTCGAAGACGTGCACTTCCCCAAGCTCGAGGAGGCGGTGCTCGAGTTCTGGCGCACGCACCGCATCGTCGAGAAGAGCTTTGCGGCCAACGAAGGGGCCGAGCAGTACACCTTCTACGAGGGCCCGCCGACGGCCAACGGCCGCCCCGGGGTGCACCACGCGCAGGCGCGCAGCTACAAGGACCTCTTCCCCCGCTTCAAACTGATGCAGGGCTACCACGTCCCCCGCAAGGCCGGCTGGGACACCCACGGCCTGCCGGTGGAACTGGAGGTCGAGAAGAAGCTGGGCCTGGGGCACAAACGCGAGATCGAAGCCTACGGCATCGACCGCTTCAACGAAGCCTGCCGCGCCTCGGTCTTCGAGTACGAGGGTGAGTGGCGCAAGTTTACCGAGCGCATCGCCTTTTGGGTCGACCTCGACGACGCCTACCGCACCCTCGACCCCAGCTACATCGAGTCGGTCTGGTGGAGCTTGGGGGAGCTATGGAAGAAGGACCTGCTCTACCGCGACTACAAGGTGGTGCCCTACTGCCCCCGCTGCGGCACGCCGCTTTCGAGCCACGAGGTCGCCCAGGGCTACGCCGAGATCACCGACCCCTCGGTCTTCGTCCGCTTCCCGCTCAAGCAGCCCGAGGCCTTGGGCCTGGGGGGCGAAACGGTAAGCCTGCTCGTCTGGACGACCACCCCCTGGACGCTTCCCGGCAACGCCGCCGCCGCGCTCAACCCCGACTTCGACTACGCCGCCTTCCGCGTCGGCGACGAGGTGCTCGTCCTCGAGGAAGGGCTGGGGCGGCGGATCCTGGGCGAGGAGACCGAGGTGGTGCGGCGCTGGAAGGGCCGCGAACTCGAAGGGCTCGACTACACGCCTCCCTTCGACTTTGTCCACGCCGAGACGCGCGCCTGGTACACCGTCCTCGCCGACTACGTCACCAAGGACGACGGCACCGGCATCGTGCACCAGGCCCCGGCCTTCGGGGCCGAGGACATGGAGGTGGCGCGCCGTTACGGCCTGCCGGTCCTGCGCACCGTCGACGACGAGGGCAAGCTGACCGTCGGCCCCTGGAAGGGGCTGTTCTTCCGCGAGGCCAACAAGGAGATCGTGCGCGACCTGCGCGACCGCGGCCTGCTCTTGAAGCGCGAGGACTACCTGCACAACTACCCCCACTGCTGGCGCTGCAAGACGCCGCTGATGTACTACGCCACCGATACCTGGTTCATCAAGAACACCGCCTACAAGGACCGCCTGATCGAGCTCAACGAACAGATCAACTGGGTGCCCGAGCACATCAAGCACGGTCGCTACGGCGACTGGCTCAAGAACCTGGTGGACTGGGCGCTCTCGCGCAACCGTTACTGGGGCACCCCGCTGCCCATCTGGGTCTGCGAGGACTGCGGCAAGGAGGAGCTGATCGGCAGCTTCGCCGAACTCGAGCGCCGCTGGGGCCGTCCCCTGCCCGCGGACTTCGACCCCCACCGGCCCCACGTGGACGCCATCGAGCTGACCTGCGAAGGCTGCGGCGGCACCATGAAGCGGGTTCCCTACGTGATCGACGTCTGGTACGACTCAGGGTCCATGCCCTTCGCCCAGCACCACCACCCGTTCGAGAACCGGGAGGTCTTTGCGCGCAGCTTCCCCGCCGACTTCATCTCCGAGGGCATCGACCAGACCCGTGGCTGGTTCAACAGCCTGCACCAGCTGGGCACGATGCTCTTCGACTCGGTGGCCTTCAAGAACGTGATCTGCCACGGCCTGATGCTCGACGAGGCGGGGCTGAAGATGTCGAAGTCGCGCGGCAACGTCGTGGATCCCTGGTCCATCATCTCCGAGTTCGGCGCCGACGCCCTGCGTTGGTACGTCTACGTCTCCGCGCCGCCCGAGGCCAACCGCCGCTTCGGGCCCAACCTGGTGCGCGACGTGGTGCGCGACTATTTCCTGACGCTGTGGAATACCTACAAGTTCTTCGTCACCTACGCCAACCTCGACCGCCCCGACCTCGCCTCCCCGCCCCCGGTGGCCGAGCGGCCCGAGATGGACCGCTGGCTGGTGGCGCGGCTGCAGGAGCTGGTGCGTCAGGTGACCGAACGCCTCGAGGCCTACGATCCCACGGGCAGCGCCCGGGCGCTCCGGCGCTTCGTCGTCGAGGAGCTCTCCCAGTGGTACGTGCGCCGGAACCGGCGCCGCTTCTGGAAGAACGAGGACGCGGCCGACCGTGAGGCCGCCTACGCCACGCTCTGGGAGGCCCTGGTCACGGTCACGCACCTGACGGCCCCCTTCACCCCCTACTTGGCCGAGGCGCTCTACCAGAACCTGGTGCGCTCGGTGCGCGAAGACGCCCCCGAATCCGTGCACCTGGCCCGCTGGCCCCGTGCCGAGGCGGCGCTCGAGGACCGCGAGCTGGTGCGCTGGATGGACGCGGTCATCGAGGTCGTGGACCTGGCCCGCTCCGCGCGCGCCAAGTCGGGGGTGAAGACCCGCATTCCCCTGCCCGAGCTGCTCGTGACCGCCCCCTCGGCCGAGGCCCGCCAGGGGCTCGAGCACTTCGCCGCCGAGCTGGCCGACGAGCTGAACGTGAAGCGGGTGCGCGTGGCCGAGCCCGACGAAACCCTGCTCAGCTACCGGGTCAAACCCAACCTGCCCAAGCTGGGTCCCAAGTACGGCCGCGACCTGCCCCGGCTGCGGCAGGCCCTGGCGGCCGCCGACCCCGCGCAGGTGGCCCGCGCCGTGCGCGAGGGCCGCGCCGTCGAGCTCGAAGATTTCGTGCTGGAGCCCGACGAGGTGCTCATCGAGGCGACGGCCCCCGAAGGCTACGTCGCCCTCGAGAAGGGGGGCTACCTGGCCGCGCTCGACACCCGCTACGACGAGGGACTCTACCTCGAGGGGCTGGCCCGCGAGCTGGTGCGGGCGCTGCAGCAGGCGCGCAAGGAGATGGACCTGCACGTCGCCGACCGCATCCGGGTGGGTTTCGAGGCCTCGGGCCGCTTCGCCCGCGCGCTCGAGGCCTACGGCAGCCGCATCGCCGAAGAGACGCTGGCGCTCGAGCTCGCCGCGGGCGCGCTTCCCGGCGCCTTCGAAACGCACATCGAAGACGCCGAGGACGGCCAGGTGCGCTTCTGGATCCAGCGGGTCTGA
- the rho gene encoding transcription termination factor Rho — protein sequence MSKKKTTTETPQTYKELNAKILPELHLLAAQMGIKNYKKLGKDELIMAILEHQAQDEGLSLAKGYLETSPDGYGFLQDNVYNLDSRSVIVSAGLIKQFQLRTGDYIVGKARPPRENERYGTLIRVEAINGLEPAQAVKRPKFDELVPQFPDRQLKLETTPEELSTRVIDLLVPIGRGQRGLIVAPPKAGKTTLLKKVANAILENEPDVKVIVLLIDERPEEVTDFRESVEKAEVIASTFDEPPQNHIRVAEFVHERARRIVEEGGHVVILLDSITRLARANNLVTPPTGRTLSGGLDSAALHFPKRFLGAARNIRGGGSLTILATALVETGSRMDDVIFEEFKGTGNMELHLSRRLEERRIFPAIDILKSGTRREELLLGEEVLHKMCLLRKVLADMDPAEAMEMLLGRLKRTKSNQEFLATLAAK from the coding sequence ATGAGCAAGAAAAAGACCACCACCGAAACCCCCCAGACCTACAAGGAACTCAACGCCAAGATCCTGCCGGAGCTGCACCTGCTCGCGGCGCAGATGGGCATCAAGAACTACAAGAAGCTCGGCAAGGACGAGCTCATCATGGCCATCCTGGAGCACCAGGCCCAGGACGAGGGGCTCTCCCTCGCCAAGGGCTACCTGGAGACCAGCCCCGACGGCTACGGCTTCCTCCAGGACAACGTCTACAACCTCGACTCCCGCAGCGTCATCGTCAGCGCCGGCCTGATCAAGCAGTTCCAGCTGCGCACCGGCGACTACATCGTCGGCAAGGCGCGGCCGCCGCGCGAGAACGAGCGCTACGGCACCCTGATCCGGGTGGAGGCCATCAACGGGCTCGAGCCCGCCCAGGCCGTCAAGCGCCCCAAGTTCGACGAGCTGGTGCCCCAGTTCCCCGACCGCCAGCTCAAGCTGGAGACGACCCCCGAGGAGCTCTCCACCCGCGTCATCGACCTGCTGGTGCCGATCGGGCGCGGCCAGCGCGGCCTCATCGTGGCGCCGCCCAAGGCCGGTAAGACGACGCTGCTGAAGAAGGTCGCCAACGCCATCCTGGAAAACGAGCCCGACGTCAAGGTGATCGTGCTGCTCATCGACGAGCGGCCCGAGGAGGTCACGGACTTCCGCGAGTCGGTCGAGAAGGCCGAGGTCATCGCCAGCACCTTCGACGAACCGCCCCAGAACCACATCCGCGTGGCCGAGTTCGTCCACGAGCGCGCCCGCCGTATCGTCGAGGAGGGCGGCCACGTCGTCATCCTGCTCGACTCGATCACCCGACTGGCGCGCGCCAACAACCTGGTCACCCCGCCCACCGGGCGCACCCTCTCGGGCGGCCTCGACTCGGCGGCACTGCACTTCCCCAAGCGCTTTCTGGGCGCGGCGCGCAACATCCGCGGCGGCGGCTCGCTGACCATCCTGGCGACCGCGCTGGTGGAGACCGGCAGCCGCATGGACGACGTGATCTTCGAGGAGTTCAAGGGCACCGGCAACATGGAGCTGCACCTTTCCCGCCGGCTCGAGGAGCGGCGCATCTTCCCGGCCATCGACATCCTCAAGTCGGGCACCCGCCGCGAAGAGCTGCTGCTCGGCGAAGAGGTGCTGCACAAGATGTGCCTGCTGCGCAAGGTGCTCGCCGACATGGACCCGGCCGAGGCCATGGAGATGCTGCTGGGCCGCCTCAAGCGCACCAAGTCCAATCAGGAATTCCTGGCTACCCTAGCGGCAAAGTAG
- the fsa gene encoding fructose-6-phosphate aldolase has product MKLYLDTANVQEIREVHALGVLAGVTTNPSLVAKALGEAGERFDSEEAFYARFTEIVREIAELVQAPVSAEALATDPEGMVEEGRRLAALSEHVVVKLPISEAGLRACRVLADEGVAVNMTLVFSANQALLAARAGARYVSPFLGRVDDIGWDGVELVRTIREIFDVHDLGTEIIAASVRHPQHVTAAAVAGADIATVPYKVLKAMVRHPLTEIGIDRFLADWEKAKQEL; this is encoded by the coding sequence ATGAAGTTATACCTCGATACCGCCAACGTGCAGGAGATCCGTGAAGTCCACGCATTGGGCGTGCTCGCCGGCGTGACCACCAACCCCAGCCTGGTCGCGAAGGCGTTGGGGGAAGCCGGGGAGCGTTTCGACAGCGAGGAGGCGTTCTACGCGCGCTTTACGGAGATCGTGCGCGAGATCGCCGAGCTGGTGCAGGCCCCGGTCTCGGCCGAGGCCCTGGCCACCGACCCCGAAGGCATGGTGGAGGAGGGGCGCAGGCTCGCGGCGCTCAGCGAGCACGTCGTCGTCAAGCTGCCCATCTCCGAGGCGGGGCTCCGCGCCTGCCGGGTGTTGGCGGACGAGGGCGTCGCGGTCAACATGACCCTCGTCTTCTCGGCCAACCAGGCCCTGCTCGCCGCCCGCGCGGGCGCCCGCTACGTCAGCCCCTTCCTGGGCCGGGTCGACGACATCGGCTGGGACGGGGTCGAGCTGGTCCGTACCATCCGCGAGATCTTCGACGTCCACGACCTCGGCACCGAGATCATCGCCGCCTCGGTGCGGCATCCGCAGCACGTCACCGCCGCCGCGGTGGCCGGGGCCGACATCGCCACGGTTCCCTACAAGGTCCTGAAGGCCATGGTCCGGCACCCGCTGACCGAGATCGGCATCGACCGCTTCCTGGCCGACTGGGAGAAGGCGAAGCAAGAACTATGA
- a CDS encoding site-2 protease family protein, translating into MGLLVYLSQPLVFLVAFAAAAFGLVVHNLVQAWLADRYGDALPRRMGFLTLDAKTHLDPLGLLFLALLGFGWPRSVPFRLNGSKGLIVALSGPVGFLLAAFVYLLVASLLPRSLGLDQIAFGLQVAAGVMVIEAAVFLFPVPPLDGARAIYAAGSYEARRFMDQLASYGPIGFILIFLVLSYTGVLGAVQAGLMGLLQTLLRLIGL; encoded by the coding sequence ATGGGACTTCTCGTTTACCTTAGCCAGCCGCTCGTCTTCCTCGTGGCCTTCGCCGCCGCCGCCTTCGGCCTGGTCGTGCACAACCTGGTGCAGGCCTGGCTGGCCGATCGCTACGGCGACGCGCTCCCGCGCCGCATGGGGTTCCTCACCCTCGACGCCAAGACCCACCTCGACCCCTTAGGCCTGCTCTTCCTGGCCCTCTTGGGTTTTGGCTGGCCGCGCAGCGTACCCTTCCGCCTGAACGGGTCCAAGGGGCTGATCGTGGCGCTCTCGGGGCCGGTGGGCTTCCTCCTCGCCGCCTTCGTCTACCTGCTGGTGGCGAGCCTGCTGCCCCGTTCCCTGGGCCTCGACCAGATCGCCTTCGGTCTGCAGGTCGCGGCGGGCGTGATGGTCATCGAGGCGGCCGTCTTCCTCTTCCCGGTGCCGCCGCTCGACGGGGCGCGCGCGATCTACGCGGCGGGAAGCTACGAGGCGCGGCGCTTCATGGACCAGCTGGCCTCCTACGGGCCGATCGGCTTCATCCTCATCTTCCTCGTCCTCAGCTACACCGGCGTGCTCGGCGCGGTTCAGGCGGGCCTGATGGGCCTGCTGCAGACCCTGCTGCGCCTGATCGGACTCTGA
- a CDS encoding site-2 protease family protein gives MIQLLAQDPLAFVVLVTVLTFSLVLHELGHGVAAYLFGDDTARRMGRLTLNPLKHLDPMGVLLLLFVGVGWAKPVPIDTTRLRPYRAGLFAVSIAGIVINLTLAALFGFLLYALKEAQPQAVYLALVEGQPAGWAGLLSLVAFYAGLINLILALFNLVPVPPLDGSRILMALVPVRYHPLIWQLDRYALYTFVLIIADMQLNGPISRMLDWAQGLYFHAIFG, from the coding sequence CTGATCCAACTGCTCGCTCAAGACCCGCTGGCCTTCGTCGTCCTCGTCACCGTGCTCACCTTTTCGCTGGTGCTTCACGAGCTAGGCCACGGGGTGGCCGCCTACCTGTTCGGTGACGACACCGCGCGCCGGATGGGCCGCCTCACCCTCAACCCCCTCAAGCACCTCGACCCCATGGGGGTGTTGCTGCTCCTCTTCGTGGGCGTAGGCTGGGCCAAGCCGGTGCCCATCGACACCACGCGCCTGCGCCCCTACCGCGCGGGCCTCTTCGCGGTCTCCATCGCCGGAATCGTCATCAACCTCACCCTGGCGGCGTTGTTCGGCTTCCTGCTCTACGCCCTCAAGGAGGCCCAGCCCCAGGCCGTTTACCTCGCCCTGGTCGAGGGCCAGCCCGCAGGCTGGGCCGGGCTGCTCAGCCTGGTGGCCTTCTACGCGGGGCTCATCAACCTGATCCTGGCGCTGTTCAACCTGGTCCCGGTGCCGCCGCTCGACGGCTCGCGCATTCTCATGGCGCTGGTGCCGGTGCGTTACCACCCGCTCATCTGGCAGCTCGACCGCTACGCCCTCTACACCTTCGTGCTCATCATCGCCGACATGCAGCTCAACGGGCCCATCTCGCGCATGCTCGACTGGGCCCAGGGCCTGTACTTCCACGCCATCTTCGGATAG